One genomic region from Rosa rugosa chromosome 1, drRosRugo1.1, whole genome shotgun sequence encodes:
- the LOC133725181 gene encoding coatomer subunit beta'-3, translating to MPLRLEIKRKLAQRSERVKSVDLHPTEPWILASLYSGTVCIWNYQTQTMAKSFEVTELPVRSAKFISRKQWVVAGADDMFIRVYNYNTMDKVKVFEAHTDYIRCVAVHPTLPYVLSSSDDMLIKLWDWDKGWICTQIFEGHSHYVMQVTFNPKDTNTFASASLDRTIKIWNLGSPDPNFTLDAHQKGVNCVDYFTGGDKPYLITGSDDHTAKVWDYQTKGCVQTLEGHTHNVSAVCFHPELPIIITGSEDGTVRIWHSTTYRLENTLNYGLERVWAIGYMKGSRRVVIGYDEGTIMVKLGREVPVASMDNGGKIIWAKHNEIQTVNIKSVGADYEVTDGERLPLAVKELGTCDLYPQSLKHNPNGRFVVVCGDGEYIIYTALAWRNRSFGSALEFAWSSEGEYAVRESTSKIKIFTKNFQEKRSIRPTFSAEHIYGGTLLAMCSNDFICFYDWAECRLIRRIDVNVKNLYWADSGDLVAIASDASFYILKYNRDVVSSYLDSGRPVDEQGVEDAFELLHEMNERVRTGLWVGDCFIYNNSSWRLNYCVGGEVTTMFHLDRPMYLLGYLANQSRVYLIDKEFNVMGYTLLLSLIEYKTLVMRGDLERANELLPSIPKDHHNSVARFLESRGMIEDALEVATDPDYRFELAIQLGRLEIAKEIASEVQSESKWKQLGELAMSTGKLEMAEQCLKHAMDLSGLLLLYSSLGDAEGISGLASLAKEQGKNNVAFLCLFMLGRLEECLELLVESNRIPEAALMARSYLPSKVSEIVAIWRKDLSKVNPKAAESLADPEEYPNLFEDWQVALSVESRAAETRGVYPPAEEYVKHVDKTHMTLVEAFRNLQVDEENLQMDEEQPCENGDSTHEVSELNGEQTVEEHAADQHEEGSQEEAVVVDADSTDGTVLINGNEAEEDWVLTPRH from the exons AGGAAACTAGCTCAAAGATCAGAGAGAGTCAAATCTGTGGATCTACATCCAACAGAACCATG GATATTGGCGAGTCTTTATTCAGGAACAGTGTGTATTTGGAACTACCAGACTCAG ACAATGGCCAAGTCATTTGAGGTCACTGAGTTGCCAG TTAGGTCAGCCAAATTTATATCACGCAAGCAATGGGTTGTTGCTGGAGCTGACGATATGTTTATTCGTGTATACAACTACAACACAATGGATAAGGTTAAAGTATTTGAGGCCCATACTGACTACATTAGATGTGTGGCTGTCCATCCTACGCTCCCATATGTGTTATCATCATCTGATGATATGCTCATCAAGCTATGGGATTGGGACAAGGGTTGGATTTGTACTCAAATATTTGAAGGACATTCGCATTATGTGATGCAAGTGACATTTAATCCTAAAGATACCAACACCTTTGCAAGTGCGTCTCTTGATCGCACCATAAAG ATATGGAATCTAGGCTCCCCTGACCCAAATTTTACACTGGATGCCCACCAGAAAGGTGTAAATTGCGTTGATTACTTTACGGGTGGTGATAAACCTTATCTCATTACCGGTTCCGATGATCACACTGCTAAG GTGTGGGACTATCAAACAAAAGGTTGTGTCCAGACACTTGAAGGCCATACACACAATGTTTCTGCTGTATGTTTTCATCCTGAACTCCCTATAATAATAACAGGGTCAGAGGACGGAACAGTACGAATATGGCATTCAACCACTTACAG GCTTGAGAACACATTGAATTATGGGCTTGAAAGAGTTTGGGCCATTGGATACATGAAGGGCTCACGACG GGTTGTGATTGGTTATGATGAAGGAACCATTATGGTAAAACTTGGACGTGAAGTACCTGTTGCTAGTATGGACAATGGTGGAAAGATCATTTGGGCTAAGCACAATGAAATTCAAACAGTGAACATTAAGAGTGTAGGCGCTGATTATGAG GTTACTGATGGAGAGAGATTGCCATTGGCCGTCAAGGAGTTGGGCACATGTGATCTTTACCCCCAA AGCTTAAAGCACAACCCCAATGGGAGGTTTGTTGTAGTTTGTGGAGATGGAGAATACATTATATATACTGCTTTGGCCTGGAGAAATCGGTCGTTTGGTTCTGCTTTGGAATTTGCTTGGTCATCTGAAGGAGAGTATGCTGTTAGAGAGAGtacttcaaaaattaaaattttcacTAAGAACTTCCAG GAGAAAAGGAGTATTCGACCAACATTTTCAGCAGAACATATATATGGGGGAACTTTATTGGCGATGTGCTCAAATGATTTTATTTGCTTTTATGATTGGGCTGAGTGCAGATTGATTCGGAGAATAGATGTGAATGTGAAA AATCTCTATTGGGCTGATAGTGGCGATTTAGTTGCTATTGCCAGTGACGCATCATTCTACATCCTGAAGTACAAT CGAGATGTAGTCTCTTCTTATTTGGATAGCGGAAGACCTGTAGATGAACAAGGTGTAGAAGATGCATTTGAGCTTCTCCATGAAATGAATGAACGGGTCAGGACTGGTTTATGGGTTGGGGATTGCTTCATTTACAACAACTCGTCTTGGAGGCTTAATTATTGTGTTGGTGGAGAG GTAACTACAATGTTCCATTTAGACCGGCCAATGTACTTGTTAGGCTATCTTGCCAATCAAAGTCGGGTGTATCTGATAGACAAAGAGTTCAA TGTGATGGGGTACACACTACTTTTGAGTTTGATTGAGTATAAGACACTTGTTATGCGTGGAGACCTTGAAAGGGCCAATGAACTTTTACCTTCAATTCCTAAAGACCATCATAACAG TGTGGCTCGTTTCTTGGAATCACGTGGTATGATAGAGGATGCACTTGAAGTTGCTACAGATCCTGATTACAGATTTGAGCTAGCCATTCAGCTTGGTAGATTAGAAATTGCAAAG GAAATTGCCAGTGAGGTGCAGAGTGAATCTAAATGGAAACAGCTAGGTGAACTAGCCATGTCTACCGGAAAG TTGGAAATGGCTGAGCAATGTTTGAAGCATGCCATGGACTTGAGTGGTTTATTACTGCTTTATTCATCTCTTGGAGATGCTGAGGGAATCTCAGGACTTGCATCCCTTGCTAAAGAACAGGGGAAGAACAATGTTGCATTCCTTTGTTTATTCATGTTGGGTCGATTGGAAGAGTGCCTTGAGCTGTTAGTCGAAAG CAATCGGATACCTGAGGCTGCTTTGATGGCTCGATCATATCTTCCAAGCAAGGTCTCAGAAATAGTAGCTATTTGGAGAAAAGACCTTAGCAAG GTTAATCCAAAAGCTGCTGAATCTTTGGCTGATCCTGAAGAGTATCCTAATTTGTTTGAGGATTGGCAAGTTGCACTCTCGGTTGAATCTAGAGCTGCAGAGACAAG gGGTGTTTATCCTCCTGCAGAGGAGTACGTGAAACATGTTGATAAAACACACATGACCCTTGTGGAGGCTTTCAGGAACTTGCAAGTGGATGAAGAGAACTTGCAAATGGATGAAGAGCAGCCCTGTGAAAATGGAGACTCAACGCATGAG GTTTCTGAACTGAATGGGGAACAGACTGTAGAGGAACATGCAGCTGACCAGCACGAGGAAGGGAGCCAGGAGGAGGCTGTCGTGGTGGATGCTGATTCTACGGATGGCACTGTACTCATTAATGGTAACGAAGCTGAAGAAGACTGGG TGCTTACACCACGTCACTAG